The genomic segment TTCCTTTATGGATTATTGGAAAGTATGCAAAGCCACGGTGCTTCAAGAATGTTAACATGGGCAGCTTGAATTGTCATTATCGTGCAAACAAAAGAGCTTGGATGACTAGTGTACTTTTTGATGAATACATTCGTTGGTTTGATAGCCAAATGCAAGGCAGAAGAATTTTGTTTGTGGTAGATAACTATCCAGCACATCcaaaaaatattgaaggactacaaAATATTGAGTTGTACTTCTTGCCACCTAACATGACATCAAAAATCCAACCTTGTGATGCAGGAATTATAAGAGCTTTCAAGATGCACTATCGCAGGAGATTTTATCGTGGGTTATTAGAAGGTTATGAGTTGGGACAATCTGATCCAAGAAAGATTAATGTTTTGGATGCTATCAATTATGCAGTCGCGACGTGGACGACAAATGTAAAACAAGAGTCAATAGCAAGGTGCTTTCAACATTGCAAAATTCGTTCCATAGATGAAGTTTCGAGCAATTTAAATGAACATACAACTCCGGAAGAATACATTCATGAACTTGAGGTGATGATTAAGGATCTAGATTATCGTAATAAAATGGATGTTAATAACTTCTTAGATTATCCGggtgaaaatgaatcatgttccGAGGTCCAGAGTATAGAAGAGATTGCAAACACCATCCTTGAAAATAGTGTTGAAGATGATCTTGAAGACGATACAACACCGTTGGAGCTGGTTACACGTAAAGAAGCACTCAAGGCATCAAAAATGCTTAATAACTTTTTGATGCAACATGAAAGCACCACACCCGAGCTTTTGGATGCAATAAGGAAGATTAGGGATGAGCTTcatattgatttaaattatatgaaaaagcaaactacaattgaatcatattttacaaagatgtaatagctatatttttatgaatataagggaattattaatttatagttttattgggaccatatttttatacagggttttcaaaaaaattattatcttattatcttatcgaaattgatcattttttgaactggcccaagtcgggaccggacaaaattattaatttagagagattattaattaatcgagtaTTAATTTACAGAGGTTTTACTGTAACTTAGTACCCAAGCAATATTATAACCAAGTTTTTTTCTACTTTATTATATAGTCAGGTTTTGATTTAGTAAATCAATAGATTGAACTTTAAATTTGTTTGTTTTCAAATTTATGTTATTTCATCTTTTTTAATACAAACCAAAGCCttaaactaaaaaaataattgaaataaaatGTGAATAGCACATTTGCTCTTGGTTAACTCCTACCAAACAGAGTTTTTACTAAGTGTGTTTACATATATAGATATGGGTTTTATTCGCTGACAATCGTGTGTCAGGGAACAAACAGTTAACCAACACATTATGTCCTGGACTTTGGATCATGGATCCAACGGCCAGTATTTTAAAAAAATCCCCCTGTCCGCGCTTATTATCCACAGAAAGGAGACCCAGGACCATGTATGCAAACCCCTAAGCAAGCGGAGGTGTCCAATGTACCTCGGGTGCACCACATTCGTACTACTGTTGgtgtgtatttttagaagttcgtttTCAGGGAAGGACTAATATCAACAGCAATTtcaagtcttttatctcttacagTTCAGAAGTGTGGAGAATAATTTTATGGGTGTTTTAACTATCCACTTATTTAatctaataaacaaataaaagttatataagatatatgagaGAAACAATCCGAGAATAAGGGTTCTTtaatggctatcatgaatgtctagTTCGCGTCTCTTGTTTTGTTAAAAATAATCCTTCTAATATatataaaatcctctcccaaggtagattatagtgcctataattatccctTGAAAGCCACTTTCATGGTCCTACAAAGTACAATTAAAAACTATTAAAAATCAAGAATTACATGTTTCACAATTTGCATATTAATCTCCCGATTCAAaacttaaattgtgtctatcatatcatgtactagaattacaactcctctcccgattcgTTATAATTCCTATAAATACAATCAAAGGTTCGCGACTCCCTCAATTGTGTTAAGCCCACAATGACAGATTAACAATCACAAGAAAATCACAATACAACTAAATAAACACAACAAGGCAAAGAATACTACCCAACTCTTGGATTAAGGGATTAGCTACTaatgatatatgaaaaaaaacaaatatatattaaaaacCACAAATCATGAGTTGAGAATTTAAATACAGAGAATACAACTTGAAGAGTTTCTTTGAAATCTGGACGAATCCCTTCGCTCCTTCTCCCAATCTCGCTCTCTAACTGCCTCTCTCCCTTCTCTCTCAAGAATAACGGATATGTCTATTCTATTCTATAATACAATATGTTATGTTTCTTTCTATACAATATATAAAACCTAATATATATTAAAGAGTTTTTAATACTTTTCTCAAAATAAATTGGACTTTGATGTAAAATTCGTAGGCTGTCTTCCAGGCCTGATTCTGGGCTGCTCCAGTAGGATTCTTGATATTGGACCATTTCTAAACTGTAGATAATTCTATTAGTTTCGCATGGACTGCAAGATCTCCCAATTCTGATGTCTAGAACTCAAGTTACGGCCCAAATAGTGATGTATGCGCGTGCAGCCCAATAAATATGAATTTCCTTATGATTTAAATCCAAATAAGCCCAATTTCATATAAAGTTGGGAATTATTTATTTCCCGTcataaaacaataaactctaatcaataatatctagttaatgatataatattataaatatgaggataaaatcctttaaaatatatataaatatatactctatCAAATATCCCCACACTTAGTATTTTGCAGGTCCTCGTGCAAACTAATATAATAGATTATTAACTAGTACCACTTTCGTAATATGATCACGATTGCATTTGGCATATGCAACAAACCTTTTAAACCCCAAGGTAGCCCTAGTGGACGAGTAAGGTCTCGTGAGGGCCTATAGTGAATGTACCCACAAAATCCATCTAACGCATGCAATATGTAACTACATGAATGCACCTAAATGATCGACAATACAACGGATCTCAAATATAAGAGTCTATGCCAAGTCAGATATAACCTTCAGAATTTGCAACAAATTTAGACCCATCAAGCTCACACACAATATCACTATATAGTTAACACAGGTAcaaagtgtgtgtgtgtgcttAGCTTAACAAAAAGCTCTCTAATGAACCAAGAACAAAGACATACAAGTTTCAACATGACAAGTCATGCGAGTTAATAGCTCCCAAGTTGAGAACTAGAATAGATCTTAAACACTTCGTTACTTAGCACTAGCCATCGTTCAAGTTTAGCAAGGGATTTCCATGTCTTTCTTTATTTCTACCACACTACAACTATATGTACATATGAATTTTATTATTGTTCGGTCTAAGATTgggtggcttctcagtgtaagtgagttacgaccgcCATAAGACTTTACAAGCTCGGTCTAAAGGTTGGGTGGCTCCTCAGTATAAGTGAGTTACGACCGCCAAATGACTTTGCAAACCATATTGTACACGCATAAATATTTAAGTGGCTTATTTATATGTGCAATGATCGAGATCCCTAAAGATTTATGCactaatacccatgtagcgagtgttgGGTCCGCAATCCCAAACCATAAAAGGTTTTAggttactaggcacaaagtcccctcaGACTTAATTACTCGAGTATTAATGAGTTCAACCTAGTCAATTATaccacatttatttatttttttgcgTGTTATTTATTACTACGATcatacatatattttttttattttttcaaagaCATTTACACCCCATAGCTTCCCCCAAACTTAAGCATTTGCGTACTAAGCTCAAAAGGGAATAGTCAAAATTCTAATCATCAACAAGCGACTACCCCTCTAGAAACAAACATATCTAAGTCTCAGCTCAAGAGCATAATAATCATGTATTAAAAAATAAGCTTTGCACTAGTGACACTACGCATGTAACATCATTAAAATGTGATTTTACCAagaattattcaaaaaaaagCTACAAATATTATCATCATCGGTCAGTGACTTGAACTACTACCAATATGAGATCATGATATGATATGCAATGGAATGCAACTAACACATATTTAAATATATGATACAATGCAGTCTATATGTATTATCTTACAAGGCtagaattattttttaaatttttaaaattttcaattttttttattttttatatataacaCTATAACACAATTTGAGCTCACCCCACACTTAAATGGGTCAATATCCTCAATGATACAACAAATAATAATTCTACAATATAAAAGAATGAAAAAAGTACTCCCCTATGCATATGCTTGAAGTGTCGTTATCCATAACAAGCTTGATTGAATTTATGCCATCGTAGCGCTTGTTTTGTTGATGTAGTTGTGCTGCATGAGCATGCGAATTAACTGCAGAAGCATGTCAATCCAATGCGTGATCATGTTAAACCCTTCATTCTTATTCAAAATCGTTCTTAATACCTGAATCCCTTCAAACAAACACATCAAGGCAACATGTGGGAGTAAAAAAACTAATATTATAAtattgggttgcctcccaagaagcgtttctttaatgtcattagcttgacgtgtACATACAACCAACATTATCAATGTGGTGAAAAAGCAAATAAATGCACATATCTACGAATCAGTATTAGAATTAGGATGTGAAATTATATCTTAGATCCATAAAAATATAAGACACTTTTTATGATCCACACTTTTTCAAGAGACTTAGAAAAATCAAGGTAGCTAGAAAAGTCGTCAGAATAATCATCATAAATACGACTCATAAAATCCTTCCAAATTGGATCCCTATATTCCAAAGAAAgactttcaatttcatcaatcTTAAATCCCTCCTCAATTTTAATTGGACACTCATCAATTTTATCTCGTCAAACAATTTATTGAGCTCAACAACATTCTCTAAATTGGTAGAATTTCAATTGCATCCAAATTATCGTTATCACACATGGGACTATCATTAACTAAATCAGTGGACTCATCAGACACAAAATTATCATCAACTGCTAAACAAGAATCATGGATCGTTGGAAAATTGACACAAGGAGGAACTTGAAGACAACCATCATGCATCACAAGTTGAACTTCCTTAATAAATCTATTCCTTTTAGCATTCTCCTCGTACCAACCTATTGATTCTAATTCACATGAAATATCACCTTTATTAGAAATCTCAAAATTAGAGTCATCAAAGTACTTAAGAAGTCCCAAAGAAAGTAAAGAAGGATTAGAATGACTAAAACTCTCATCAACACTATTGCATACATATGAATCATCATGGTATTGATTATCAAAAAAATAAGAAACGTCTGTGCTAGGAGAGTATTGAGCATAATATGAGTTGTAACAATCGAACGAGTTCACCTGATACgcattaaaattctgaaaagaatTAAAATTTTGATATTGTTCTTGATTGCTGATGAAGTCTTGAGTATTATCCCAACCAAAATTATTGTACATGTTGTCTCCCAAACTCAAAATTGTTCGTTATCTACCTCAAAGAAACCTGTAGACACAtcaaagaaaaataaaaagaaggaaaaaatatatatatacaaaaagaAAATCCAAACTAcaataaacaattaactaaaaatCAATATTGTTGTcttccccggcagcggcgccaatttgttgatgtgaatttttagaagttcgttctCAGGTAAGGACTAatatcaacaccaatttcaaGTATTTTAACTCTTACAGTTCAGAAGTGTGGAGAATTGTTATGGGTGTTTAACTATCCACTTATTTAatctaataaacaaataaaagttatataagatatatgagagaaacaatccaagaataagggttcttcaatggctatcatgaatgtctagTTCGCGTCTCTTGTTTTGTTAAAAATAATCCttctaatatttataaaatcatctcccaaggtagattatagttCCTACAATTATTCCTTGAAAGCCACTCTCATGGTCCTACAAAgtacaattatagactattaaaaaATAAGGATTACATGTTTCACAATTGGCATATTAATCTCCCGATTCAATACTTAAATTGTGTTTATCCTATCATGTACTAGATCATAACTCCTCTCCCGATTTGTTATAATTCCTATAAATACAATCAAAGGTTCGCGACTCCCTCAATTGTGTTAAACcctcaatgacagattaacaatCACAAGAAAATCACAATACAACTAAATAAACACAATAAGCCAAAGAATACTACCCAACTCTTGGATCAAGGATTAACTACTCATGATATATGAagaaaacaaatatatattaaaaCCACAAATCATGAGTTGAGAATTTGAATACAGAGAATACAACTTGAAGAGTTTCTTTGAAATCTGGACAAATCCCTTCGCTCATTCTCCCAATCTCGCTCTCTAGCTGTCTTTCTCCCTTCTCTCTCAAGAATAATGGATATGTCTATTCTATTCtctaataaaatatgttatggttCTTTCTATACAATATATAAAACCTAATATATATTAAAGAGTTTTTAATGCTTTTCTTAAAATAAATTGGACTTTGATGTAAAATTCATAGGCTGTCTTCCAGGCCTGATTCTGGGCTTCTCCAGTTAGATTCTTGATGTTGGACCACTTCAAAACTGTAGATAATTCTTTTAGCTTCGCATGGGCTGTAAGATCGCCCAATTCTGATGTCTAGAACTCAAGTTACGGCCCAAACAGTGATGTATGCGCTTGCAGCCCAATAAATCCGAATTTCCTTATGATTTAAGTCCAAATAAGCCCAATTTCATATAAAGTTGGGAATTCTTTAATTCCTGTcataaaacaataaactctagTTAATAATACTCCCTACATCCCTTTcgattgtttacattttttagagagtgttcgacacgcattttaaggtgcatataaagtatgATTCTGTAacttttttttacaattttctttttctgaatgaaagttgaatgttttaatttttat from the Apium graveolens cultivar Ventura unplaced genomic scaffold, ASM990537v1 ctg5387, whole genome shotgun sequence genome contains:
- the LOC141702631 gene encoding CENP-B homolog protein 2-like, translated to MASHLKGVTKSTMTDEARKALCEYKRENSSCTQKDLQLWLENKFHLKVSQGTISNTLKRSADYLAANYLEKRKDIKRHKPAKYPDMEKVLYEWFLQYQDRVNMTGELILEKAKETMKILYPQQDQEHTFSQGWLEKFKLRHGIKSFRRFGESGSVDVQDMEKKLESIREKINQFPMKDVFNMDETGLFYRLQADHSLATKQLEGRKQDKERLTVVICCNEDGSEKIPLWIIGKYAKPRCFKNVNMGSLNCHYRANKRAWMTSVLFDEYIRWFDSQMQGRRILFVVDNYPAHPKNIEGLQNIELYFLPPNMTSKIQPCDAGIIRAFKMHYRRRFYRGLLEGYELGQSDPRKINVLDAINYAVATWTTNVKQESIARCFQHCKIRSIDEVSSNLNEHTTPEEYIHELEVMIKDLDYRNKMDVNNFLDYPGENESCSEVQSIEEIANTILENSVEDDLEDDTTPLELKFVFREGLISTAISSLLSLTVQKCGE